In the Methanococcus maripaludis genome, one interval contains:
- a CDS encoding FumA C-terminus/TtdB family hydratase beta subunit, with product MQLKTPISKEDVKKLKVGDIVYLSGDICTGRDEAHITTIDEKKPPINLENGVIYHAGPIMKKDDNGKWTCVAIGPTTSARMNGLEENFIRITNISAIVGKGGMDDKLLKTFEELGIVYLAAPGGCAALLADSIKEVKNVYHLELGMPEAFWELSVENFGPLIVAMDAHGNSIYSEVNKEVDKNLENILKNL from the coding sequence GTGCAATTAAAAACACCTATTTCAAAGGAAGACGTTAAAAAACTTAAAGTTGGGGATATCGTATATTTAAGCGGCGATATCTGTACTGGAAGAGATGAAGCCCACATAACAACAATAGACGAAAAAAAACCCCCGATAAATCTTGAAAATGGGGTAATTTATCATGCAGGTCCGATAATGAAAAAAGATGATAATGGCAAATGGACATGTGTTGCAATTGGGCCGACAACATCTGCTCGTATGAATGGACTCGAAGAAAACTTCATAAGAATTACAAATATATCTGCAATTGTTGGAAAAGGCGGTATGGATGATAAGCTTTTGAAAACTTTTGAAGAATTGGGTATAGTTTATCTTGCAGCACCGGGGGGATGTGCAGCACTTTTGGCAGATTCGATTAAGGAAGTGAAAAACGTTTATCATCTTGAACTTGGAATGCCCGAAGCGTTCTGGGAGCTAAGTGTTGAAAATTTTGGACCATTAATTGTTGCAATGGATGCTCATGGAAACAGTATCTATAGTGAAGTTAACAAAGAAGTCGATAAAAATTTAGAAAACATTCTCAAAAACTTATAA